The Clostridia bacterium genome includes a region encoding these proteins:
- a CDS encoding AbrB/MazE/SpoVT family DNA-binding domain-containing protein — translation MEVTSLSVKGQVVIPKALREALGLRPGDKFVVTSEGDAVVLRPVRENLIDRLFGKYADLDLDLWGDLRESRRREREKDLGRGV, via the coding sequence GTGGAAGTAACCTCCCTTTCGGTTAAGGGACAAGTGGTAATCCCTAAAGCCTTACGCGAAGCGCTAGGGCTGCGGCCGGGAGATAAGTTCGTAGTCACTTCCGAAGGCGACGCCGTGGTTCTAAGACCGGTCAGGGAGAACCTGATTGACCGCCTTTTCGGAAAGTACGCCGACCTGGACCTGGACCTCTGGGGCGACCTCAGGGAATCCCGGCGCCGGGAGCGGGAGAAGGATTTGGGCCGTGGGGTCTGA